A DNA window from Turicibacter sp. TJ11 contains the following coding sequences:
- a CDS encoding formate--tetrahydrofolate ligase — translation MKNDLQIAKEIELKPITTIAEELNISDDIECYGKYKAKIDLNVMNRENKDGKLILVTAISPTKAGEGKTTMTVGLGQGFYHIGKKSVIALREPSLGPVMGLKGGAAGGGYSQVLPMEDLNLHFTGDIHAITTANNAICALVDNHIYQGNECHIDPTKIVFKRCLDLNDRTLREITIGQGSHVNGIERKDGFNITVASEIMAVLCLATSLEDLKERIGNIIVAYTQEDQPVFVKDLNIQGAITMLLKDALKPNLVQTCEHTPAIVHGGPFANIAHGCNSIIGTKTALKLGEYVITEAGFGADLGAEKFLNIKCREGHLTPDCVVIVATIRALKMHGGVEYENLKEENVEALSKGVENLAKHIDSIQQFNLPYVVAVNQFTHDTEAELDFLKSWCEENNHPCEIANVWLNGGAGAKELAERVVELVDQNNQTFTHLYNREDSLEDKILTIAKKVYGANGVVYTEEAQSQLDKIKSLGYENFLVCMAKTPVSLSDDPKVLGRPTDFNITIREIRISAGAGFIVCLTGSVLTMPGLPKQPAALKMDITPEGECIGLF, via the coding sequence ATGAAAAATGACTTACAAATTGCTAAAGAAATTGAGTTAAAGCCAATTACAACAATTGCAGAGGAATTAAACATTAGTGATGATATTGAATGCTACGGTAAATATAAAGCAAAAATCGACTTAAACGTCATGAATCGTGAGAATAAAGATGGAAAATTAATTTTAGTCACTGCCATTAGCCCAACTAAAGCGGGTGAAGGAAAAACAACGATGACGGTTGGTCTTGGGCAAGGATTTTATCATATTGGAAAAAAATCAGTGATTGCTTTACGTGAACCCTCACTTGGACCAGTCATGGGGCTTAAAGGAGGCGCAGCTGGTGGAGGTTACTCTCAAGTCTTACCAATGGAAGATTTAAATTTACACTTCACTGGAGATATTCATGCCATTACCACAGCGAATAATGCCATTTGTGCTTTAGTTGATAACCATATCTACCAAGGAAACGAATGTCACATTGATCCAACAAAAATTGTGTTTAAACGTTGTTTAGATTTAAATGATCGTACCTTACGTGAGATTACGATTGGTCAAGGATCACATGTAAACGGAATTGAACGAAAAGATGGATTTAACATTACTGTTGCTTCTGAAATCATGGCTGTTCTTTGTTTAGCGACAAGTCTTGAAGATTTAAAAGAACGTATTGGAAATATTATTGTGGCTTACACTCAAGAAGATCAACCGGTTTTTGTTAAAGACTTAAACATTCAAGGTGCAATCACGATGTTATTGAAAGATGCACTTAAACCAAATTTAGTTCAAACGTGCGAACATACACCAGCTATTGTTCACGGAGGACCGTTTGCTAATATTGCACATGGATGTAATTCAATTATTGGTACAAAAACAGCTTTAAAACTAGGCGAATATGTGATTACAGAGGCTGGTTTTGGAGCAGATTTAGGAGCAGAAAAATTCTTAAATATTAAATGTCGTGAAGGTCATTTAACACCAGATTGTGTCGTTATTGTAGCAACTATTCGTGCGTTAAAGATGCATGGTGGCGTAGAATATGAAAACTTAAAAGAAGAAAATGTCGAAGCTTTATCAAAAGGAGTAGAAAACCTAGCGAAACACATTGATTCAATTCAACAGTTTAATTTACCTTATGTTGTTGCCGTTAACCAATTCACTCATGATACAGAAGCAGAGTTAGATTTCTTAAAATCATGGTGTGAAGAAAATAATCATCCATGTGAAATCGCAAATGTTTGGTTAAACGGTGGTGCAGGTGCAAAAGAACTAGCTGAACGTGTGGTTGAATTAGTGGATCAAAATAATCAAACATTTACTCATTTATACAATCGCGAAGATTCGTTAGAAGATAAAATTTTAACTATTGCTAAAAAAGTCTATGGTGCAAATGGTGTTGTCTATACGGAAGAAGCTCAATCACAGCTGGATAAAATTAAATCGTTAGGATATGAAAACTTTTTAGTATGTATGGCAAAAACACCAGTTTCATTAAGTGATGATCCAAAAGTATTAGGTCGACCAACAGATTTTAACATCACGATTCGTGAAATTCGAATCTCAGCTGGAGCAGGATTTATCGTTTGCTTAACAGGAAGTGTCTTAACGATGCCAGGACTTCCGAAGCAACCAGCAGCGTTGAAAATGGATATAACACCAGAAGGTGAGTGCATCGGATTATTTTAA
- the purE gene encoding 5-(carboxyamino)imidazole ribonucleotide mutase yields MGSKSDLETMKETMAILDELQISYEARVVSAHRTPDQMFEYAELARERGLKIIVAGAGGAAHLPGMVAAKTTLPVIGVPVESRTLKGMDSLLSIVQMPGGIPVATVAIGKAGAKNAGLLAASMLSTSYESIASKLEKYRQTMMEMVVRDSDLND; encoded by the coding sequence ATGGGCAGTAAATCTGATTTAGAAACGATGAAAGAAACAATGGCAATTTTAGATGAATTACAAATCTCATACGAAGCTAGAGTGGTTTCAGCTCACCGCACACCTGATCAAATGTTTGAATATGCTGAACTGGCTCGTGAACGTGGACTTAAGATTATTGTGGCAGGAGCAGGAGGTGCTGCTCACTTACCTGGAATGGTAGCTGCTAAAACGACTTTACCTGTGATTGGTGTTCCTGTTGAATCAAGAACATTAAAAGGGATGGATTCATTATTATCGATTGTTCAAATGCCTGGTGGAATTCCAGTAGCGACAGTTGCCATTGGTAAAGCTGGGGCTAAAAATGCAGGATTATTAGCGGCTTCCATGTTAAGTACCTCATATGAAAGTATTGCAAGTAAGTTAGAAAAGTATCGTCAAACCATGATGGAGATGGTTGTAAGGGATAGTGATTTAAATGACTAG